A part of Paenibacillus donghaensis genomic DNA contains:
- a CDS encoding class I adenylate-forming enzyme family protein, giving the protein MTILELLKRGVETKKNNLALVYRDQHITYGQLYESIQQTIREFRKLGLRKGDKVVLLVNSDYSFVNYFFSLTSIGCIVIPLDLNIREELYSIIHDSEATAIVIYETLVDERVISKLSSSKLRYIINENYIHSNYKDYQILGNALLTHDGIGESEEVVSDDLLCFIYTSGTIKEPKGVMLTHHNLLFNIQELRDVIDVDEKDVFFNVLPFFHCYGLCTNLLLPLSIGATIVLHDNKNLNDIVRHIQKWNTTVFSCVPTMLEKIKNMINQDMKHIKFISSGAPLPYSVVKYYYEKNDIQIINAYGSSETNTIAVNKNCYYSKQHSVGTLLPSLQTKIVDEDGNELAYGQEGEILLKTPKLMRGYYNLTKETEEVLRDSWFYTGDIGYVLEIRELFITGRKKEMFCVAGKKVFKHDVEEILMQSGYFKDVLVEAESNVSRGDLIIAKVVLNDETTINEEQILRYCRRKMSAHKVPKKIIICEHLIKKKTWKMMV; this is encoded by the coding sequence ATGACAATTCTTGAGTTGTTAAAGAGGGGCGTTGAGACAAAGAAAAATAATCTTGCACTAGTATACAGGGATCAACATATAACCTATGGTCAACTTTATGAGTCAATTCAACAGACGATCCGGGAGTTCAGAAAATTAGGCCTTAGAAAAGGTGATAAGGTTGTTCTTCTTGTAAACAGTGACTACTCATTCGTGAATTACTTTTTTTCATTAACTTCTATAGGTTGTATAGTTATCCCATTAGATTTAAATATTAGAGAAGAATTGTATTCTATTATTCATGATTCCGAGGCAACTGCAATTGTCATATATGAAACGCTAGTGGACGAAAGGGTCATTTCCAAGCTTAGTAGTTCCAAGCTTAGATATATAATCAATGAAAATTATATTCATAGCAACTATAAAGACTACCAGATTTTAGGAAATGCACTGTTGACTCATGATGGTATAGGTGAATCTGAAGAAGTTGTATCGGATGATCTGTTATGTTTTATTTATACATCGGGAACAATTAAAGAACCTAAAGGCGTAATGTTAACACATCATAATTTATTATTTAACATACAAGAGCTCAGAGATGTAATAGATGTAGATGAAAAGGACGTTTTCTTTAATGTATTACCCTTCTTTCACTGCTATGGATTATGTACAAATTTATTATTACCATTATCCATAGGGGCAACAATTGTCCTACATGATAATAAAAACTTAAATGATATCGTTAGACATATTCAGAAATGGAATACTACTGTCTTTTCTTGTGTACCTACAATGCTCGAAAAAATAAAAAATATGATTAATCAAGATATGAAGCACATAAAGTTTATCTCTTCCGGTGCTCCATTGCCATATAGTGTTGTGAAATATTATTACGAGAAAAATGATATTCAAATTATTAATGCATATGGTTCAAGTGAAACTAATACGATAGCAGTTAACAAAAACTGTTATTACAGTAAGCAACATTCAGTTGGTACGTTGTTACCTTCATTGCAAACGAAGATTGTAGATGAGGATGGAAATGAATTGGCCTATGGTCAAGAAGGCGAAATATTACTGAAAACACCTAAATTAATGAGGGGCTACTATAATTTAACGAAAGAGACTGAAGAAGTATTAAGAGACAGCTGGTTTTACACTGGTGATATCGGTTATGTCTTGGAAATTAGAGAATTATTTATCACCGGCAGAAAAAAAGAAATGTTTTGTGTGGCAGGAAAAAAAGTATTTAAGCACGATGTTGAGGAAATTTTAATGCAGAGTGGATACTTCAAAGATGTATTAGTTGAGGCGGAAAGCAATGTTTCAAGGGGAGACTTAATAATCGCTAAAGTTGTACTTAACGATGAAACAACAATAAATGAGGAACAAATATTAAGGTATTGCCGCAGGAAAATGTCAGCACATAAGGTACCAAAAAAAATTATTATATGTGAACATCTCATCAAAAAAAAGACCTGGAAAATGATGGTTTGA
- a CDS encoding 3-hydroxyacyl-ACP dehydratase FabZ family protein, whose product MEENITLNLMEQDGILKLIPHRSPFLFVDNIVGFTQEQIVCEKLFRGDEQFFIGHFPGNPIVPGVILIETLAQAAAVLNAIRWNKSQEGYLMKVNHFTFRKFVLPDQLLRIQVKHVRKISKSDVFSGEIYRNEQLVAEGSITVVMKED is encoded by the coding sequence ATGGAAGAAAATATAACACTCAATTTAATGGAGCAAGATGGAATTTTGAAATTGATTCCTCATAGAAGTCCGTTCTTGTTTGTAGATAACATAGTTGGTTTTACTCAAGAGCAAATTGTATGTGAGAAATTGTTCAGAGGTGATGAACAGTTCTTTATTGGGCATTTTCCTGGTAATCCAATTGTTCCCGGCGTTATTTTAATAGAAACCTTGGCTCAAGCAGCTGCAGTTTTAAATGCGATTCGATGGAACAAAAGCCAAGAGGGATATTTGATGAAAGTAAATCATTTTACATTTAGGAAATTTGTTTTGCCAGATCAGTTACTTCGGATACAAGTAAAGCATGTAAGAAAAATTAGCAAAAGTGATGTTTTTAGTGGTGAGATATATCGTAACGAACAATTAGTGGCAGAGGGAAGTATTACTGTTGTAATGAAGGAGGATTAG
- a CDS encoding beta-ketoacyl-[acyl-carrier-protein] synthase family protein, with amino-acid sequence MGRAVVSGLGVVSALGNDADTFFSRLAQGVSGVTEKSISILGETKTFLCAATDSNPLEEPLKAFKLAESVLQDALKMSHLLDSYKNGERVGLFIGTATGIIPVLESERGLICHINRLKDNSLKPYNGIAEYLTGKLPFKPMFVTTFTSACASSTIALIEAAKMIRKEMLDCVIVIGTEALSSYDFLGFESLGIISKTNIKPFDDDRDGIVLGEGAAAIIIENEESVKKRKIPYLVEIAGGGISNDAYRLATPDPEGTGAAKCMNAALQQSNLSYGAIDYINAHGTGTKLNDRMETKAIKQVFKENSKEIPISSSKSMLGHTRGASGALEGLISILSIVNEFIPPTINYNTPDKECDLDYVPNIGRAAPIQHVMSNSFGFGGHNSSVIFSKVY; translated from the coding sequence ATGGGAAGAGCCGTTGTATCTGGTTTAGGTGTAGTATCTGCTCTTGGGAATGATGCCGATACATTTTTTTCACGCCTGGCTCAAGGAGTTTCAGGAGTTACAGAGAAATCCATTTCCATTTTAGGAGAAACAAAAACTTTCTTGTGCGCAGCAACAGATTCAAATCCTTTAGAGGAGCCTCTTAAAGCATTCAAGCTTGCTGAAAGCGTACTTCAGGATGCACTCAAAATGAGTCATCTACTAGATTCTTACAAGAACGGTGAACGGGTGGGTTTGTTTATTGGTACTGCTACTGGAATTATTCCTGTATTAGAAAGTGAAAGAGGATTAATATGTCATATTAATCGTTTGAAGGACAATTCTTTAAAACCATACAATGGCATCGCTGAATACTTAACTGGGAAACTACCCTTTAAACCTATGTTTGTAACTACTTTTACGTCTGCATGCGCATCTAGTACGATTGCCCTTATTGAAGCGGCTAAAATGATCAGGAAAGAAATGTTGGATTGTGTAATAGTGATTGGCACTGAGGCGTTATCCTCCTATGATTTTTTAGGATTCGAGTCTTTGGGTATTATTTCCAAAACAAACATTAAGCCTTTTGATGACGATCGGGATGGGATAGTTTTAGGGGAGGGTGCAGCGGCCATAATTATTGAGAATGAGGAGAGCGTAAAAAAAAGAAAGATACCTTATCTAGTAGAAATAGCTGGAGGAGGGATTAGTAATGATGCATATCGTTTGGCTACACCGGATCCAGAAGGAACAGGAGCAGCCAAGTGTATGAATGCCGCATTACAACAATCCAATTTGAGTTATGGAGCTATTGACTACATCAACGCGCACGGCACCGGGACAAAATTAAACGATCGGATGGAAACAAAGGCGATTAAACAAGTGTTTAAGGAAAATTCAAAAGAAATTCCAATAAGCTCTTCAAAGTCGATGCTTGGACATACAAGAGGAGCCTCTGGTGCATTAGAAGGGCTGATAAGTATTTTATCAATAGTTAATGAATTTATTCCCCCTACGATTAATTACAACACTCCTGATAAAGAGTGTGACCTTGATTATGTACCAAACATTGGTAGAGCAGCTCCAATTCAACATGTAATGTCAAACTCGT